In Pleuronectes platessa chromosome 8, fPlePla1.1, whole genome shotgun sequence, the genomic stretch TCCGAACGGCGCTGCTTTGAAAGCCAGCGAGCGAATCATGCGAGAAATAGTCGATTATTTACCCCGAATCAACTCTTTCAAGAGTGCCGAGACAGTGTGCGTGCGTCGGTGGTGTTCCCCTTCTCCCGATCGCCATGAAATTAGACAAAAGAGGAAGTGGCTCGtcggtggtgttggtggtgggggggcaggCGGCCTGTGAAAGAGCATCGCTGACCTGGAAGGAGCGCCCTCATCTCCCACGGCGGAACGGTTCTCTCGATCCGCAACTTTACCAACCGAACTTTTTAAAACTTCGCATGTGCGATCATCAAAAACTTTTCCGCTAGCGAACTGTAACTTTACCCTCTATTCACCTTATCTAGTATCCAACTATTTAGAAGCATTCCTCTGTTCCAGATAGAACTCCGCTTAATAAGCATGTGGGATAATAATTGTATATTAAACATAACATCCACAAAAAAAGTTCCACTTTAAATCAGAACGGATTGAATTATATCTAATTTGACCCAGTACAGCACTGGAAtcagccactagaggtcacacAAGAATCTAACAATCCCATAGACTCCTGCATTGCACTACAGGGATTtgctttaataaataaaaggacAAGACCATttttcgaaaaaaaaaaatatcattctctattaaagtttatttgtaCATAAATTGTGCAACAGGAATATTACcatctgaaaacacaagaaagGTCGTTTCTGAAAGGCCACCAAGTCATTTGCATCACTCCCACCTTTGTCACATTCACTCAGCATAAGCTTGACATGTGTACTCACTCCAACCACTGTGCAGTACATTTCATTGTGCCCTGTTTAATTCCAGCTGCAGCATCGATCCAGTTATTCAAATGGCGATTATAGTGCATGTACCACCAGTTCAAAACTATCTGAATCAGCGCAAATGGAGTTTGCAGTAATGTCTGGCTGTGAGAGAGAAGACCAGAGTCCCAGGAACTCTGTGTTTAAAGCTTAAGGCAATGTTCAGTTTACGGTATCATCAGTATGATTGCTGACATTGTGCAAATGTCCAAACAAACTCAAAGAAGGGGGAGGCATCATTTCCCCTATCCGAAGAAAACCTTCCCTTCCATGATGTAGCGGTGCTCCAAAAGGACAAATCAATGACAGAACAGCAGTAAAAGCAGATTTTTACCACAGGGTCTATGAGAGATTTAAGGGACTGCAGCAAGATCTTGGAATAAATCCTGTTCAACCTACCAGAGAGCATTTAAATATGGACATTATTCCTATATTTAGGCTACTtgcatattatttttaatcatacAGGGTATAATTAGGTTCTGCTTTAATTTGTCCAAATTCAGAGAGCCACACACTTAAGCATCTGATGACTTGACCAATGCTCAATAACAATCCCAAGCAATCTGCCTTCAGTGTGTGATTTATGAGCAAACTAGAAGAATATTGTGCTTAACGCAATATATGTTATTCGATAAGGATATGCAGGGATATCAAGATGCTTACCAACAGTTAAAGCTAATTCAAGACTTTCATCAATATGAAATATTAGCCAAAAGTCTGTAAGCATGACAACTCACTTATTTGTTCATGCACATTTCCCTATGGAGTGTTGAAAAGGCAGGCACTGGcatttttgtgaaatgtttAAGTGTTACAATCATTACATTGTAATTTGATATTGACGCTAATTGCTTGGTTCCAACTCTGGATGAAAGCCTTATGAAGTTAGCACGTTCCTAAGGATTCTGCCCAAAAAGCACGCAAAGCCTACTGGTGTGCTTAAAATGGTTCTGGAGGCTCTAATTACACTAGGTGAACCAAGAAGTGGTCAATTTTCTTCTATAAGGTTCAAATCCAGTTCTGTGCAATCCCTCTCAAAAACCATCTTTTGTCCTCCATCTATTAAGGTCCTTTTTCTTtgatcttcttcctcctcctcctcttcttcttcttcactttcaCTTAGTGGCCCGATGCTGCCTCGTCCCAGGAACTCTGCAGGGGAGAAGGCTGAGCACTGCTCTGCCTGGGAAGAAACTGGAATTAGACAGCCATCTGTAGCACATGCAAGGCTCTCACGATTACCAATCTACACAGGAGAAAGATGTGTTATGAGTATCATGTGACATTTCTACCATTAAACCAGGTTTTATATACATCTTATTAATGATGCCAACACTCTGAAATATGGAGAGATGATGGCATAGGTTTAAAGGTTTACTGGGTTGAGCCAGAGTTGTGGAAGATGCATTGCAGCCAGAAAAAGAGTGCACGAGTGAACCAAGGCGGATTACTTAAACCGTTTTCAGATATGACCTCTGGGTAAAATCTATAGAATTTGCTACAGAGTTGACctagagtttgcctttcacatatgcacaacgcagcaggagtttTTCTGCGCAGACGAGTTCACAACatcaacaaatcctctgcattattcaggcgagaggtggaacAGCTCGGGGGCAGCagccagaggcaggaagtgacgcatCATCTCTACTGAttttgtgattttgtttacagcaccatCATCAGCTCTTATCCCCTCAAACTCTCTTGAAATCTTCAtcggtgtcttctacatgtatgacacCACTTTTACAcctggagatatttgttttatctttgttgttttcatttctgcgtCTGCCATGTGTTAGAAGCCCCCCCACTCGCCCTCAGTGAATCCAGCGCGGGATCCCCTGCCGTGTTCACACAttgacttctcctggatttcgaTAGACTTTATACTAGGTCAGGCCGACAAAGTTCATAATAACTGCGGAGCATCTCACTCGGACACACGTGTCACCTCTGGATAAAATAAGGAGGAACTCCCAAATCCATTGCATGTCTGAGATCAGCAACTAGGTGTGCACTGATAGAACCTACCTAGCCCATTGCACCGTCTTGCTCACCTGTGTCATCTTGCTGAAGTTAAGGCCTGGCCTGGGGCAGGGGAGAACATCTGCGTCATGGCGCCTCTTTAAGCGTGGTCTGCGCATGTCACAGGGCTGTGAGTGGCATCGTGGCAGCGCTGGATGCAGGTCACGCCTACAGGAGGCTGGTGTACTGCAGGCTGAAGTGGGAGATGGAGACAGGGCTGGGTGCTCCATGCCAGAGCAGCCATATGTAAGAGCAGAAGCAGGGGAGGGCTGGGGCGGCAGGCGTACAACAGAGGTGCCCTGAATGTGCacaggggagagggagaagcgGCGCTGCAGCATTAAGTGAGAAATCAGGGGGGCcggtgaagaggagcaggaggatggAGTAGCAAAGGAGGCAGAGCAGGCTCCTTTCAGTGTGTCACAGGGGTCCCATGGGAAGCTCCACGGTAGTGGGGAGTCAGAGGAGAGTGCTAAGCTAAAGAAGGTAGGGCTAGAAGATGAGtgtacagaggaagaggaacttGGACCACAAAGTAACAGAGAGCTGGCTCCAGAGCCAGAACTAGATGCTCCTCCACTTGGGCAGCCACGTTTGACTGGGGTCCAAACCTTGGATGCACTAGGATGCCAGGTGGAGCGGCACCGAAACAGGTCCTCTGGAACAGAGAGGGACCGACAGTGGCGTTTTGGAGGTGGTGGCGGTGGTGACTTTTGTAAAGCCTTTTCTGTAAAGGACGAAACCTCCATTCTCTGGTGATGTTCTCCGGTGTTTGAAGGAAGCCAAATGGAGTCAATTCCACAGGCTTCATCTAGAAAGTTGGCTTTGGATGAGGGGTGTGTTGCTGAGCGGGTTTCTGAAAGGGCCAAAAGACAGAAATGAGACAGATTTCCAAACAGACAAGTTGCAAATGATGGACTTAAATGAATGAACTTGCCTTGTCTTGATCGACCAGCACTCCACGAGACAGTGGGACTGGAGCCCACTGCAGGTAATGACTGAAA encodes the following:
- the LOC128445504 gene encoding protein FAM53C, giving the protein MVTLITEQLRKQSLEEPYQKAFSFNVNVSLPAVGSSPTVSWSAGRSRQETRSATHPSSKANFLDEACGIDSIWLPSNTGEHHQRMEVSSFTEKALQKSPPPPPPKRHCRSLSVPEDLFRCRSTWHPSASKVWTPVKRGCPSGGASSSGSGASSLLLCGPSSSSSVHSSSSPTFFSLALSSDSPLPWSFPWDPCDTLKGACSASFATPSSCSSSPAPLISHLMLQRRFSLSPVHIQGTSVVRLPPQPSPASALTYGCSGMEHPALSPSPTSACSTPASCRRDLHPALPRCHSQPCDMRRPRLKRRHDADVLPCPRPGLNFSKMTQAEQCSAFSPAEFLGRGSIGPLSESEEEEEEEEEEDQRKRTLIDGGQKMVFERDCTELDLNLIEEN